Sequence from the Aromatoleum petrolei genome:
CGATCTTGCGGTGGTCCTCGGCGGCGACGGCACGATGCTGAATACCGCTCGCCGCCTGTCCGAACATGCGGTGCCCCTCGTCGGCATCAACCAGGGCAGGCTGGGCTTTCTGACGGATATTCCGCGCAAGGAAGCCTTGAACAAGCTCGCCGAGATCCTCGACGGACGCTATGTGGAAGAGACGCGGACCATGCTCGACGCCGAAGTCGTTCGTGGCGGTCAGCGGGTTTTCCACACGCTCGCGTTCAATGATGTCGTCGTGAACAAGGGCGATCTCGGCCGAATGATCGAGTTCGATCTGTCGATCGATGGCGAGTACGTGTATACGCAGCGTTCCGACGGCATGATCATCACCACGCCGACCGGATCCACCGCCTACGCCTTGTCGGCCAACGGCCCAATCCTGCATCCGACGGTCGGCGGCATCGCCCTCGTGCCGCTGTGTCCGCACGCCCTGACCGCCCGGCCGATCACCCTGCCGGACAGCTGCCGGATCGCGATCGAGTTGCTCTCGCCGCACGACGCCCGTATCCATTTCGACGGCCAGACGCGTTTCGATGCGCATGCCGGCGACGTCGTCAGGATTACGCGTTCGCCCAAGGTGGTGCGTTTTCTGCACCCCGAAGGCTACAGTTACTTCGCCATGCTGCGCGGAAAGCTCCACTGGAGCGCAACGCCGCGACTGCCCTGACCGCATTTCTTCCTTAAGCCTTTTTCAGCGACGCCTATGCTCCGCCGCCTGACCATCCGTGATTTCGTGATTGTCGATCGCCTCGAACTCGATTTTCTGGCGGGTTTCGGAGCGCTTACGGGCGAGACCGGGGCGGGCAAGTCCATTTTGCTCGATGCGCTTGGGCTTGCCTTGGGCGGTCGTGCCGACGCGGGCGCGGTGCGTGTCGGCCGCGACAAGGCCGATATCGCCGCCGAATTCGATCTTCCCGCGGACGGCAGCCTCTCGGAATGGTTGGCCGAGCTGGACCTGCCCGCCGACGAGGGCACGGCGATCCTGCGGCGCGTTGTGGAGGCGGGGGGGCGGTCGCGAGCCTGGATCAACGGCGTGCCGGTCACGCAGGCACAGTTGCGCGAGGCGGGGGACCGGCTCGCCGACATCCACGGGCAGCATGCGCATCATGCGCTGCTCAGAGGCGATGCACAGCGTGCGTTGGTCGATGCGCATGCCGCTGCCGCGCACCTCGCCAGCGAGGTTGCCGATCGCTTTCGCGACTGGCAGCGGCTGAGCGAATTGCGCCGGGCGGCCGAGCAGGATTCGGTGGCTTCCGAGCGCGAACGTGACCTGCTCGCATGGCAGATCGATGAACTGCGCAACCTCGCGTTCGATGCCGGTGAGTGGTCCGAGATCAATCAGGAGCACGCGCGCCTGGCTCATGCGGCGGGTCTCATGGAGGGGGCGGACGAGGCCCTTGCCACGCTTGGCGAAGGCGAGGTCGCCGTCACCTCCCTGTTGCGACACATCTGCGTGCGTGTCGACGCGATGGCCGACATCGATCCGGGGCTTGGGGACGTGCGCGAACTGCTCTCCGGTGCAGCGATCCAGGCAGACGAGGCCCTGCATGCGCTGCGTCG
This genomic interval carries:
- a CDS encoding NAD kinase, coding for MSQSFNTIALIGKYQSPDVAGAVLSIASFLRERGVAVWIEQGTASSIGLVGEFATVTYDEIGAQADLAVVLGGDGTMLNTARRLSEHAVPLVGINQGRLGFLTDIPRKEALNKLAEILDGRYVEETRTMLDAEVVRGGQRVFHTLAFNDVVVNKGDLGRMIEFDLSIDGEYVYTQRSDGMIITTPTGSTAYALSANGPILHPTVGGIALVPLCPHALTARPITLPDSCRIAIELLSPHDARIHFDGQTRFDAHAGDVVRITRSPKVVRFLHPEGYSYFAMLRGKLHWSATPRLP
- the recN gene encoding DNA repair protein RecN produces the protein MLRRLTIRDFVIVDRLELDFLAGFGALTGETGAGKSILLDALGLALGGRADAGAVRVGRDKADIAAEFDLPADGSLSEWLAELDLPADEGTAILRRVVEAGGRSRAWINGVPVTQAQLREAGDRLADIHGQHAHHALLRGDAQRALVDAHAAAAHLASEVADRFRDWQRLSELRRAAEQDSVASERERDLLAWQIDELRNLAFDAGEWSEINQEHARLAHAAGLMEGADEALATLGEGEVAVTSLLRHICVRVDAMADIDPGLGDVRELLSGAAIQADEALHALRRYRDRLDLDPQRLAEIERRIEAVTDLARKYRVEPDGLPDLLDQWTRTLDELVAQADPVHLAEQEAQARAAYEQAATRLSLARRPAAERLSREVSEAMQALAMAGGQFAVALEPCAPSAHGVETVEFRVAANPSQPLRSLAKVASGGELSRIGLAIQVMTSRDSATPTLIFDEVDVGIGGGVAEIVGKLLHRLGLERQVLCVTHLPQVAACADWQWNIAKSNRGNEVVSAVTPLEAEGRIEEIARMLGGVNITDTTRRHAAEMLGLSAAL